From Kaistella polysaccharea:
ATCAGCGCGTGCGCGATCTTCATATCACCAAAGAGATTTCTATTGGTGATTACGTTCTTACTGGTGGTGAACTGGCAGCTTGCGTCTTAGCGGATTCTGTAATTAGATTACTGCCCGGTGTTCTGAACGATGAGCAATCTGCACTGACAGACAGTTTTCAAGATGATTTATTATCTCCACCTATTTATACCAGACCAGCAGAATATAAAGGATTAAAAGTCCCAGATATATTACTGAGTGGAAATTCGAAAAAAATCGAAGAATGGCATTATGAAGAAGCTTTGCGTATAACCCGAGAAAAACGACCTGATCTTCTGGGTGAGCAGTAATTACTCCTCAGTTACTGCTGTACTTCCCAACACACAATACGAAACAAATGACGTCGAATAAAATGAATAGAGAGATTATCTCCTTCTATAATGTGGAAAATTTGTTTACGCCCGATCCACCACCCAAACATAAACTTGATCCTACTGAGTCTGGACTTCAGAATTGGGATGAAAGAAAATATCAAAATAAAATTTTTAAAATTGCCAGTGTTTTTCATTTAATTGAAGAGCGCGAAGGCATATTGCCGATGATGATTGGCTTGTCGGAAATTCAGGGCCGGAAACCCTTGGAAGATTTGATAGCGCTTGAACCCTTTAATTCAAATTACGGAATTGTTCACTACAACTCAATGGACGAACGGGGCGTAGATGTGGCGCTTATTTACGACAAAGAAAAAATTGAAGTCATTTCCTCCGAACCATTATCTTATTTTTTCACGGTAGAGAAATCTGATTATGAATATTACGATACCACGAGAGACGTTTTGTTTTGTAGAGTGAAGTTTCAAAATACGATTATTAATGTTTTCGTGCTTCACCTACCGTCAAAAAGAGAGAAAGACGTTAATAAATCAAAAAGAGAATATATTCTGAGCGATCTAAAAGTAAAAATAGATGAAATTATTAAAGAATCTTCCGAACCAGTTCTCATCTTTGGCGATTTTAATGAAAACCCAGATGAGGAAATGATCTCTAATTTTATTTATGATAAAGATTTCAACAAAATATTAATAAATCCATTTGCTGAATTATTTCAAAACGAAAAATTTTCTACATATCATTACAAAAGTGGCTTACTTTTTGACCAAATGATGCTGACCCATGATTTTATAGATGAAAACTTCCCTTTAACAATAAATGAAGCAAAAGTTTTTAACCACGAAAAATTACAGAATTGGGATCAGAAATTTTCGGGTAGACCATTTAGAACGTTTGCAGGTACAAGATATTTAGGAGGATATAGTGATCACTTTCCGATTTTAATTATCTTTAACACGAAAATGTAATGAGTAGAAATTTTCAATTATGAAGCAAAAATTTAAAAAATGAAGAACGCAGTTAGCACCCAATATCATTTAGACAACATTGACAAAGAAATCATCTATATGTTGATGGACAATGCGAAAACTTCTCTTGCGCATATTTCTAAAAATGTAGGAATTTCTACGACTGCGGTTCACCAGCGTATCAAAAAACTGGAGCAGGCGGGCGTTATAGAGAATTCTATTTCTTTTTTAAATCCTCGCAAAATAGGGTTTAATGTAGTTTCTT
This genomic window contains:
- a CDS encoding endonuclease/exonuclease/phosphatase family protein, whose protein sequence is MNREIISFYNVENLFTPDPPPKHKLDPTESGLQNWDERKYQNKIFKIASVFHLIEEREGILPMMIGLSEIQGRKPLEDLIALEPFNSNYGIVHYNSMDERGVDVALIYDKEKIEVISSEPLSYFFTVEKSDYEYYDTTRDVLFCRVKFQNTIINVFVLHLPSKREKDVNKSKREYILSDLKVKIDEIIKESSEPVLIFGDFNENPDEEMISNFIYDKDFNKILINPFAELFQNEKFSTYHYKSGLLFDQMMLTHDFIDENFPLTINEAKVFNHEKLQNWDQKFSGRPFRTFAGTRYLGGYSDHFPILIIFNTKM